The Gemmatimonadales bacterium nucleotide sequence CGTGACGCGGCACCAGGAAAAAGCCCTCCGCGAACTCGGGGGCCAGCGCCGCGGGCGGGCGCGCGAGCGGCACCGAGTCGGGCAGGTCCTGGCGCAGCGCCACGGCGGGTGGACCCGGCAGAAACGGGTCAGCGGCCGCGTCCCCAGGGACCTCGTCGAGCTGGGCGACGTAGTCCACGATCCGGTTGAGCTGCTCTACCAGCCGATCCAGCTCACCTTCCCGGACCGCCAGCTC carries:
- the gatC gene encoding Asp-tRNA(Asn)/Glu-tRNA(Gln) amidotransferase subunit GatC; translation: MTIGRDQVLHVAKLAELAVREGELDRLVEQLNRIVDYVAQLDEVPGDAAADPFLPGPPAVALRQDLPDSVPLARPPAALAPEFAEGFFLVPRHGAMEDL